The Streptomyces europaeiscabiei genome window below encodes:
- a CDS encoding flavin reductase family protein, which produces MGHAGMAAAAVRYLRADPADRSRRTTHPEAVVEALPRPELRCVGEDERAPVDQAEFRRVLGNFATGVTVITAPPSTRSADAPALTEHLTGHLDGLPADRPAGFACQSFSSLSLDPPLVAFMVGRTSTTWPRIARAGVFCVNVLGADQGDLCRSFAVSGADKFAGVAHTPAPATGSPRLTGAAAWIDCTIHAVHTGGDHLIVVGRVKALGTDDEATRPLLFHRGRFGQLRP; this is translated from the coding sequence TCTGAGGGCGGACCCGGCGGACAGAAGCCGTAGGACGACGCACCCGGAAGCGGTCGTCGAAGCACTGCCGCGCCCCGAGCTGCGCTGCGTGGGCGAGGACGAGCGCGCGCCGGTGGACCAGGCCGAATTCCGGCGCGTACTGGGCAACTTCGCGACGGGTGTCACGGTGATCACCGCACCGCCGTCGACCCGGTCGGCCGACGCCCCCGCCCTCACCGAACACCTCACCGGACACCTCGACGGCCTGCCCGCCGACCGCCCCGCCGGCTTCGCCTGCCAGTCGTTCTCGTCCCTCTCGCTCGATCCGCCGCTGGTCGCGTTCATGGTCGGCCGTACGTCGACGACCTGGCCCCGGATCGCCCGCGCGGGCGTCTTCTGCGTGAACGTACTCGGCGCGGACCAGGGCGACTTGTGCCGGAGCTTCGCGGTGAGCGGCGCGGACAAGTTCGCCGGTGTAGCCCACACCCCGGCCCCCGCCACGGGCTCCCCCCGCCTCACCGGCGCCGCCGCCTGGATCGACTGCACGATCCACGCCGTCCACACCGGCGGCGACCACCTGATCGTGGTGGGCCGGGTGAAGGCGCTGGGCACGGACGACGAGGCGACGCGCCCGCTGCTGTTCCACAGGGGGCGGTTCGGGCAGCTCAGGCCATGA